In Mercurialis annua linkage group LG6, ddMerAnnu1.2, whole genome shotgun sequence, the following are encoded in one genomic region:
- the LOC126687763 gene encoding uncharacterized protein LOC126687763, whose product MADQHDENVHEENAHDEESVHNDAIPAAGEGRGRGRGRGRGRGPNFNIPGFDFEQFLAGIAAMQTNQAEVQNMHREQLDYQQQRVGANVDHFLEEVEMNARRLNASERQSILMVEMSAKGSAKDWFQRNIQPSMGEMTWNEFVTRFKNFFLPFSVTESYREKLLNLNKIGKTVQEYVTEFTRLSRFTPDLMLDRDRVNSRFIKGLGPEYIGLLYDVSKDLVQIIDSARQMETTLIQFGRITVPGEQVREGTASSNTNRFTGPYRKGFKKNRRDRRFSTSGSSSSGRSSGGTVPLCPTCGKKHFGACYWATKGCYTCGQQGHYSRECPMSGPQGSSASVVQPVFQQPRPVYPAVSGQAQNQSVFNGQRGRGYGFGNRGGGRTLGGRGSGATASGGQARVFAINPQEANASNAVVQGIQPVILQNPLLVATPVGESIDVTVVYPSCPVLIGERELLADLLLLDVLEFDVILGMDWFSRHYANVDCRENIVTFHAPGTELISIRGEKLETSNSLVSALKARKMLSKGCQGFLALVRDVQKEVGNVNDVPVVSEYSDVFPEELPGLPPDREIEFCIDLVPGTSPISIPSYRMAPAELKELKDQLEELIDRGFIRPSVSPWGAPVLFVKKKDGSMRLCIDYRQLNKLKIRNDDTPKTAFRTRYKEEHAQHLRIVLQTLRDHQLYAKFSKCEFWLEEVAFLGHVVSQSGIKMDPKKIEAVMNWKRPSSVTEIRSFLGFAGYYRQFVQDFSKLSAPLTKLTQKNAKFIWNDQCEVSFQKLKECLTTAPVLALPSGSDGLTVYCDASRIGLGCRELNLKQRRWMELLKDYDCTIQYHPGKANVVADALSRKSAGSLAHITLVEKRRMVREVHSLFDQGIQLEVSYLGSLLAQMTIKPTLNDQIKELQTILN is encoded by the exons ATGGCTGATCAGCATGATGAAAACGTTCATGAGGAGAACGCTCATGATGAGGAGTCCGTTCATAACGATGCGATACCCGCAGCAGGCGAAGGTCGTGGTcgtggtcgaggtcgtggtagAGGCCGTGGGCCAAATTTTAATATTCCGGGCTTTGATTTCGAACAATTTTTAGCTGGCATAGCAGCCATGCAAACGAATCAAGCGGAAGTGCAAAATATGCACAGAGAGCAGTTAGATTATCAACAGCAGAGAGTTGGTGCTAATGTTGATC attTCTTAGAGGAAGTAGAAATGAATGCTAGACGTCTTAATGCTAGTGAAAGACAGTCTATACTGATGGTGGAGATGTCAGCAAAAGGATCTGCGAAGGATTGGTTTCAAAGGAATATTCAACCAAGTATGGGAGAGATGACTTGGAATGAATTTGTCACTCGATTTAAGAATTTCTTTCTGCCGTTTTCAGTAACAGAGAGTTATCGAGAGAAACTGTTGAATCTGAATAAGATAGGAAAGACGGTGCaggagtatgtgacggagttcacaAGATTGAGTCGATTCACACCTGATCTGATGTTGGATAGAGATAGGGTGAATTCAAGGTTCATTAAGGGGCTAGGACCCGAATATATTGGATTGCTATATGATGTTAGTAAGGATCTGGTTCAAATCATCGATAGTGCACGCCAGATGGAAACCACTTTGATCCAATTTGGAAGGATCACTGTTCCTGGTGAGCAAGTGAGAGAAGGAACTGCGAGTTCTAATACGAATAGGTTCACTGGACCATATCGTAAGGGGTTTAAGAAGAACAGAAGAGATAGGAGGTTTAGTACCTCTGGATCAAGTTCTAGTGGACGAAGTTCAGGAGGAACGGTACCACTATGTCCAACTTGTGGGAAAAAGCATTTTGGAGCATGCTATTGGGCAACTAAAGGATGTTACACGTGTGGACAACAAGGTCATTACTCTAGAGAATGTCCTATGTCTGGACCACAAGGTTCAAGTGCTAGTGTTGTTCAACCAGTGTTTCAACAACCTAGACCTGTATATCCTGCAGTGTCTGGGCAGGCACAGAACCAGAGTGTGTTTAATGGACAACGTGGAAGAGGATATGGTTTTGGTAATCGTGGTGGAGGAAGGACCTTAGGCGGACGAGGATCTGGAGCAACTGCTAGCGGAGGGCAGGCTAGAGTTTTTGCGATCAATCCTCAGGAGGCGAATGCATCAAATGCGGTAGTGCAag GAATTCAACCTGTGATTTTGCAAAACCCATTGTTAGTAGCTACACCTGTAGGCGAAAGCATAGACGTTACTGTAGTGTATCCGTCGTGTCCTGTGTTAATTGGAGAGCGGGAATTGCTTGCGGATTTGTTGTTGTTAGATGTTTTAGAATTCGACGTCatcctaggaatggattggtttTCGCGACATTATGCGAATGTGGATTGTAGAGAGAATATAGTGACGTTCCATGCACCTGGAACTGAACTTATCTCTATACGGGGAGAGAAGTTGGAAACCTCAAACAGTTTAGTCTCGGCTTTGAAAGCGAGAAAGATGTTAAGtaaaggatgtcaaggatttttagctCTGGTACGAGATGTTCAGAAGGAAGTTGGAAATGTGAATGATGTACCAGTAGTTTCGGAGTattctgatgtgtttccagaagagttacctggattaccaccagatcgaGAGATTGAATTCTGTATTGATCTAGTTCCTGGTACAAGTCCAATATCGATACCTTCGTATCGTATGGCACCAGCAGAACTAAAGGAGTTGAAGGATCAATTAGAAGAATTGATTGATCGTGGATTTATACGACCAAGTGTCTCACCGTGGGGAGCACCTGtgttgtttgtaaagaagaaggatggatctATGAGACTCTGTATAGACTACAGACAACTCAATAAG ttgaagatcAGAAATGATGATACTCCAAAGACTGCATTCAGAACAAGATACA AGGAGGAGCATGCGCAACACTTAAGGATTGTGTTACAAACTTTGAGAGATCATCAGCTTTATGCTAAATTCTCgaagtgtgaattttggttagaagaagtagcatttttgggacatgttgTATCTCAAAGTGGGATTAAGATGGATCCTaaaaagattgaagctgtgatgaATTGGAAAAGGCCAAGTTCAGTGACAGAAATTCGTAGTTTCTTGGGTTTTGCTGGTTATTATAGACAGTTTGTGCAAGACTTTTCTAAGTTGTCTGCACCATTAACTaagctaactcagaagaacgcgaagtTCATTTGGAATGATCAATGTGAAGTGAGTTTCCAGAAGCTGAAGGAGTGTTTGACAACAGCTCCAGTTCTGGCATTACCTTCTGGTAGTGATGGACTTACAgtctattgtgatgcttctaggATCGGGTTAGGATGT agagagttgaatctCAAACAGAGAAGGTGGATGGAGTTGCTAAAGGATTATGACTGTACGATACAGTATCATCCTGGCAAAGCTAACGTAGTGGCTGATGCGTTGAGCAGGAAATCAGCAGGAAGTTTAGCTCACATTACTTTAGTTGAGAAGCGACGAATGGTTAGAGAAGTACATTCGTTGTTTGATCAAGGAATTCAATTGGAGGTTTCGTATTTGGGGAGTTTGTTAGCTCAAATGACGATTAAACCTACATTGAATGATCAGATTAAGGAACTTCAGACAATCCTCAACTAA